Proteins encoded within one genomic window of Oncorhynchus masou masou isolate Uvic2021 chromosome 1, UVic_Omas_1.1, whole genome shotgun sequence:
- the LOC135544389 gene encoding small integral membrane protein 15: MIDVRAWAEYVVEWAAKDPYGFLTTVILALTPLFIASALLSWKLAKMIEARDREQKKKQKRQENIAKAKRTKKD; this comes from the coding sequence ATGATTGATGTGCGGGCGTGGGCGGAGTACGTGGTGGAGTGGGCGGCTAAGGACCCGTACGGCTTTCTGACAACGGTTATCCTGGCGCTCACACCCCTCTTCATTGCAAGCGCCCTGTTGTCGTGGAAACTGGCCAAAATGATTGAGGCGCGTGACCGCGAGCAGAAGAAAAAGCAGAAACGCCAGGAGAACATCGCCAAAGCCAAGAGGACCAAGAAAGACTGA